The region TTTGTCCACCAGATAGCATCGAAGGCATGCTTTCTGCCTTATCAACAAGTCCAACTTGTTCAAGCAATTCCATAGCAAGCTTCTTATTTTCGTCTTCAGGACGCCCCAGGACAACCCTTGGAGCTAACATTATGTTCTCCAATACCGACTTATTATTGTATAGATTAAAGTGTTGGAAAACCATACCAACGTTTTTACGAGTTCTATTCATATCAGTTTTTTTATCGGCCAAATCAAAGCCGTTAACGATCAATTGACCCTGTTCAATCCGCTCAAGACCGTTGACTGTTCTAATCAATGTACTCTTACCCGATCCTGATGGGCCTATTAAAACAACTGTTTCACCCTTTTCAATTGTAAGATTGATATTTTTTAACGCATGAAAATCCCCATAGTATTTTTCAACGTTATGAAATTCGATCATTGACATTCCAAATTCCTCCGTTCGCTAACCATAATTTCTAATTAAAAGTACACTTCAGTTAACATAATAATTTATCACTAAATATAAATATAAATTAATCAAAAATTCATGTCAAAGTTCAAGTCCTATCATTTCGCCTATATCGCTTCTTTTAAACATTAAAAAAAGCCTCAATCATTAATTGTTTTTTAATCAAAAAAGCCTACCAGTCAAGCTCCTTGACTAGCAGACCAATTAATTCAATTTTATTTTTTACCAACAAAAAAATTATTTTAAATCATCTGGCAAACTGGTTGTTCTTCGTTTGTATGCCATTTGAATTTTTACAACGTACTTGCCATCTGACTCAACCAATCCAGAACGTCCTTGAACTTTTTGTGGACCACCTGATACCCCAGCATTAGCTAAGTACAAATGAAACTCATGTTTAGCATGTTTGAAATCTGACAAGCCCACGCGGACCACTTCACCCACAGGGGACTCTGACATTTGATTCAGCCCTGCATAAATAATTGCGCGTCCGTGCTCTTCTCTTAAGTCATAATAAGGGAAGCTAGCTCCATCACCCAAAGCATAAAATTCACGTTGTCCCTCATCTGCCGATTGAATCAACTGTTGGTCATTTTTTCCATCAAAGTCATTCATGACCAAACCTTTTTTAATCATCTCATTCACTAGTACATCAACGTTTCGTTGTTGGGAACTTGAAGTTTTCACCTTAGCCGGGAGTAATACTTCATCAGAGTAAAATCCATTAGCTCCAAATCCATTACTATTCCGTTCGACTCTAGACAGACGCCTTTTTAGTTCTTCTTGTTCTTCAACTTCTTCAGGGCGCCCCCCTATTAACTTCTCAATCTGAGGTGAAATATCATAGGGTGCCTTCTTCTCAGTAAAAAAGAAAAAAATATTCATTACGATAAAGTAGAGAAAAATAACGAAGATTGCTAATAAGCCAAATCCGCGTAAATATCCGCCATTTTGAATAAACTTGATTGCAATAAACAAGAGGTACCAGTTCCCAACAAAAGCGACCGTCGTATAGACCTGATTCTTCAAACGACTTTTAACGTTAATCATTCCCATATAGTGACTAACCATTGTTAGAAAAGTAAGCATATTTTTTGGTTCCTCCCTTCATTATTGTCCTGTATTATTACTAGTTTTTGTAGCTGACTGCTGGGTTTCAGGAGCTTCAGTTGTCGCCTTGCTTGTTGTCTGTCCACTGCTGCTAGCACTGGAATCCTTATCAGCCGTCGATGATGAACTACTTTCTTTTGCGCTTTCACCATTTTCTTGATTCGTTGTTGTCTGTGATTGATTTTTTGAAGTAGCATCACTCGTTGAATTCGATGAATTTACATCAGAACTTGAGTCCGACCTTGCATCCCTTGAATCTGAACTATCATCCTTAGAATGGGTCATGGACCCAGTTGATTGTGTTGTTGACTGTTGTACAGACTTTCCACCCTCCTGCGTCCCAGTGGCGGTGTTAACAATTACGTTCGTAGCACTAAGGGCAATTATCATCGTCAAAATTGCGATGGGTGTCAAAAATGGTGGTGTTCGATATGCCATAATATTACCTCCATTTCCTACCTTACCAAATTTTTAAAGGACAATTCGATTAATTGGGTAGGCTTAAAACTATCTAAATCTTTTGTTCTAATTTGTTGCTTTCATTGTGCATTCAGCACATAAACCGTAAAGTTCAAACTGATGACCCGTTATTGTGCTCCCAGGAATCTGTTCCTCAAAAAAGTTTAGAGGGCACATTTCAAGTTCCTGAACTTTACCGCATCGATTACAAATAAAATGATGATGATGTTGGTGCAAATCATCGCACTGAAACTTCACTTCTGTCTTGCCATCATGCTGTTGTTCTTCAACGAGGCCAAGATTAGAAAATTCTCTAATATTACGATAGACAGTTGTGTAGCTCATCTTTGGGTAAAGTTCCCGCATCTTTCCATCTAAATCCGTTAAATCAATATATCGTTGGTAATTTTCTGCCAATAATTCTAGCAAGCTTTTCCTTTGTTTGGTTAATTTAAATCCACCTTGTTTAACAATTTTAGTTGCTCTTTCAATTGTTGTTTCCACAGTACCTTGCTCCCCCATTCTTACTATATAACTCAGTAGAATATAGCTGCACAGCTACCCATACCTTAATTCCACTCAATTTCATTTTTTATTTGTTTTACTAAATTATCGATTTTAATGCGTGCCATTTTCCAATCATCATTAGTAATTTCAATCGCATCTGGTTTCAGTTGTTTTGGAAGATGTAAATCGCGCTTGTATTCTGGGCTTTGTAAACGCCGTTCAACAATGTCCACATTGTCACCACGTTTCAGTAACCTATGTTTCAAAACTTCCACATTAGTAACGTGTAAAAAGACGATTGCAACCTCATCACCTAACTTGTTAGCATACGTGATTGCGCCAGCAGTATCCAGTACTATGCTTGCAACAGGTGATTTTAACCACGCTCTCCTTAATCCTTCATAAGAAGACCCGTAGTGAAATCCAGAATACTCTACCTGTTCTAAATAATGATTGTTTTGAA is a window of Pediococcus claussenii ATCC BAA-344 DNA encoding:
- a CDS encoding DUF6681 family protein yields the protein MLTFLTMVSHYMGMINVKSRLKNQVYTTVAFVGNWYLLFIAIKFIQNGGYLRGFGLLAIFVIFLYFIVMNIFFFFTEKKAPYDISPQIEKLIGGRPEEVEEQEELKRRLSRVERNSNGFGANGFYSDEVLLPAKVKTSSSQQRNVDVLVNEMIKKGLVMNDFDGKNDQQLIQSADEGQREFYALGDGASFPYYDLREEHGRAIIYAGLNQMSESPVGEVVRVGLSDFKHAKHEFHLYLANAGVSGGPQKVQGRSGLVESDGKYVVKIQMAYKRRTTSLPDDLK
- a CDS encoding transcriptional repressor; protein product: MGEQGTVETTIERATKIVKQGGFKLTKQRKSLLELLAENYQRYIDLTDLDGKMRELYPKMSYTTVYRNIREFSNLGLVEEQQHDGKTEVKFQCDDLHQHHHHFICNRCGKVQELEMCPLNFFEEQIPGSTITGHQFELYGLCAECTMKATN
- a CDS encoding guanylate kinase, which encodes MQNKLIVVTGPTGSGKTTVTEYLNEKYGIAQVITHTTREPRSNEQNGKDYYFETNESFQNNHYLEQVEYSGFHYGSSYEGLRRAWLKSPVASIVLDTAGAITYANKLGDEVAIVFLHVTNVEVLKHRLLKRGDNVDIVERRLQSPEYKRDLHLPKQLKPDAIEITNDDWKMARIKIDNLVKQIKNEIEWN
- a CDS encoding amino acid ABC transporter ATP-binding protein gives rise to the protein MSMIEFHNVEKYYGDFHALKNINLTIEKGETVVLIGPSGSGKSTLIRTVNGLERIEQGQLIVNGFDLADKKTDMNRTRKNVGMVFQHFNLYNNKSVLENIMLAPRVVLGRPEDENKKLAMELLEQVGLVDKAESMPSMLSGGQKQRIAIARSLAMKPQCILFDEPTSALDPEMIDDVLNVMKNIARDSDMTMLVVTHEMGFAREVGDRVIFMADGEILEDDVKEEFFDGQPSNERARQFLSKIIKH